The Parambassis ranga chromosome 19, fParRan2.1, whole genome shotgun sequence genome contains a region encoding:
- the admb gene encoding ADM, whose protein sequence is MRLSLHTVICCCWVFTTVLPLVEGAPAEPDTSLRKRYREWLQSHTKRDLHNNLVAPNEPSSGIQVGPEQGSPATSVSPPLSFGPNVRPKRSTSGCALVTCLTHDLADRLHQIKRGQTGVCAPEKKMGSGGYGRRRRHSDPETTPQTGKQRCNTEDIDKHKSTEA, encoded by the exons ATGAGATTATCCCTGCACACtgtcatctgctgctgctgggttttTACCACGGTGCTGCCACTGGTAGAAGGTGCTCCAGCAGAGCCCGACACCAgcctgaggaagag GTATAGAGAATGGCTGCAAAGCCACACGAAGAGAGATCTGCACAACAACTTAGTGGCACCTAATGAGCCGTCATCAGGCATCCAAGTTGGACCAGAGCAGGGCAGTCCTGCAACAAGTGTCTCACCTCCATTAAG CTTTGGACCAAATGTGAGACCCAAAAGGTCAACATCTGGCTGTGCCCTTGTCACATGTTTAACCCACGATCTGGCTGACCGACTGCATCAGATCAAACGAGGTCAGACAGGGGTCTGTGCACCTGAGAAAAAGATGGGCTCAGGCGGCTACGgacgccgccgccgccactcAGATCCTGAGACGACACCCCAGACTGGGAAACAAAGATGCAACACTGAAGACATcgacaaacacaaaagcacagaGGCCTAA
- the rnf141 gene encoding RING finger protein 141 encodes MGQQISGQAVMTHLPEKLVKHAGLVRDSGYLTYEEFLARVAELNDVTAKLAAGQQKHLLFEVQPGSDSTALWKVAVRIVCTKINKENGMVEASRIMNLYQFIQLYRDITSQAAEVLSAEGASEGPSSQLPSTDSCQASMWMGRVKQLTDKEECCICMDGNADLILPCAHSFCQKCIDKWSGQSRNCPICRLQVTAANESWVMSDFPTEDDIAGYILNLADEAGHPHRP; translated from the exons ATGGGCCAGCAGATCTCAGGTCAGGCGGTGATGACCCATCTGCCTGAGAAGCTGGTGAAACACGCCGGGCTGGTCCGTGACAGCGGCTACCTAACCTATGAGGAGTTCCTGGCAAGAGTGGCTGAACTAAATGACGT TACGGCCAAGCTAGCTGCTGGGCAGCAGAAGCACCTGCTGTTTGAGGTGCAGCCAGGATCCGATTCCACGGCCTTGTGGAAGGTGGCTGTCAGGATCGTGTGCACCAAG ATCAACAAGGAGAATGGTATGGTGGAAGCGTCACGCATCATGAATCTGTACCAGTTCATCCAGTTGTACCGCGACATCACCAGCCAGGCTGCTGAGGTGCTGTCTGCAGAGGGCGCCTCTGAGGGCCCATCATCCCAGCTTCCCTCCACAGACTCCTGCCAGGCCAGCATGTGGATGGGCAG AGTGAAGCAGCTGACTGACAAAGAGGAGTGTTGTATCTGCATGGATGGGAACGCCGACCTCATCCTGCCCTGCGCGCACAGCTTCTGTCAGAAATGCATTGACAAATG GAGTGGGCAGAGCAGAAATTGTCCAATATGCCGTCTGCAAGTCACTGCTGCTAATGAGTCGTGGGTAATGTCTGATTTCCCAACAGAGGACGACATAGCCGGCTACATTCTCAACTTGGCTGATGAGGCAGGCCACCCACACAggccttaa
- the ampd3b gene encoding AMP deaminase 3b isoform X3: MAQTEAETPRLFPRLSMAEVDESVRLMAEKVYASALKEENTKDVMALFTVPEDCPIGLHEDRERALKKELAEQQSQETAKKKKSFMLKRSQSVSLLTPPNVDWALSPVPPGLSPTTADACLSQNFPDFQRVTITGDYCAGITVEDYEQAAKSLLKALFIREKYSRLAYHRFPRTIARFLRNAENEKWLEEDEVLPDIWPCPHEGEDPYSMEGIPEDLNYQLQMKDGIVHVYDNAEALKQQQPHSLPYPDLETFAMDLSHVLAMIADGPTKSYCHRRLNFLASKFYLHEMLNEMAELKELKSVPHRDFYNVRKVDTHIHAAACMNQKHLLKFIKTTYQTEADRVVLEKGSEKITLEEVFRKLSMDPYDLTVDSLDVHAGRQTFHRFDKFNSKYNPVGASELREIYLKSDNNIKGEYFARLIKEVAKELEESKYQHAEPRLSIYGRSPSEWESLANWFIQHKLHSPNLRWMIQIPRIYDIFRSKKLIPNFAKMLENIFLPLFEATVNPHKHKAIHVFLKYVTGFDSVDDESKHSDHMFSYKSPKPEEWTTDDNPPYTYYLFYMYANIMVLNNLRKERGLNTFQFRPHCGEAGSITHLVSAFLTADNISHGLNLKKSPVLQYLYYLAQVPIAMSPLSNNSLFLEYSKNPLREFLQKGLCVSLSTDDPMQFHYTKEALMEEYAIAAQLWKLSTCDLCEIARNSVLQSGLSHQEKKHFIGSNYLQDGPEGNDIARTNVAQIRMAYRHETLCNELSFLAEVVKTEVGQCAAE; this comes from the exons ATGGCTCAAACAGAAG CAGAAACGCCACGACTTTTCCCAAGACTGTCGATGGCCGAGGTGGACGAGAGCGTACGTCTGATGGCGGAGAAGGTGTACGCCTCTGCCCTGAAGGAGGAAAACACCAAGGATGTTATGGCACTGTTCACTGTGCCAGAGGACTGTCCTATTGGTCTGCATGAGGACAGGGAGAGGGCGCTGAAAAAGGAGCTGGCTGAGCAGCAGTCCCAGGAGACTGCTAAAAA GAAGAAAAGTTTCATGTTAAAGCGTTCCCAGTCAGTGTCTTTGCTGACACCCCCTAATGTTGACTGGGCCCTGTCACCAGTTCCACCAGGACTCTCCCCTACCACAGCAGATGCCTGTCTCTCACAAAACTTCCCAGACTTCCAGAGAGTTACCATCACCGGCGATTACTGCGCAGGG ATCACAGTCGAAGATTATGAGCAAGCAGCCAAGAGTCTCCTTAAGGCGCTTTTTATTCGAGAGAAGTACTCCAGACTGGCCTACCACCGCTTCCCAAGAACCATTGCCCGTTTTCTACGCAACGCTGAAAATGAGAAGTGGCTTGAGGAGGATGAGGTCTTGCCAG ATATCTGGCCTTGCCCTCATGAAGGAGAGGACCCATACTCCATGGAGGGCATCCCTGAGGACCTGAACTACCAGCTGCAGATGAAGGATGGCATAGTTCATGTCTATGACAACGCAGAGGctctgaaacagcagcaacCTCACAGCCTCCCCTACCCTGACCTCGAGACTTTTGCTATGGATTTGAGCCACGTGCTTGCAATGATAGCTGACGGTCCAAC GAAATCCTACTGTCACAGACGGCTGAACTTCTTGGCCTCTAAATTCTACCTTCATGAAATGCTGAATGAAATGGCTGAGCTAAAAGAGCTGAAGAGTGTCCCACACAGAGACTTCTACAATGTTAGAAAG gtggacacacacatacatgctgctgcctgcatgAACCAGAAGCATCTGCTGAAATTTATAAAAACGACATACCAGACAGAGGCCGACCGCGTGGTGTTGGAGAAAGGCAGTGAGAAGATCACGCTCGAAGAAGTCTTCAGAAAGCTCAGCATGGACCCCTATGACCTCACCGTGGACTCTCTGGATGTCCATGCT GGAAGACAAACATTTCATCGGTTTGACAAGTTCAACTCCAAATACAACCCAGTGGGAGCCAGCGAGCTGCGAGAGATCTACTTAAAATCTGACAACAACATAAAAGGAGAATACTTTGCACGCCTCATTAAG GAAGTCGcaaaggagctggaggagagtaAGTACCAGCATGCTGAGCCCCGCCTGTCCATTTATGGCCGCTCTCCAAGCGAGTGGGAGAGCCTAGCAAACTGGTTCATCCAGCATAAGCTGCACTCACCAAACCTGAGATGGATGATCCAAATCCCTAGGATCTA TGACATTTTCAGGTCAAAGAAATTAATACCAAACTTTGCCAAGATGCTGGAGAacatcttcctccctctgtttgaGGCGACAGtcaacccacacaaacacaaagcgaTACATGTGTTCCTAAAATAC GTGACCGGGTTCGACAGCGTGGATGACGAATCCAAACACAGCGATCACATGTTCTCTTACAAAAGCCCGAAGCCTGAGGAGTGGACTACAGATGACAACCCTCCCTACACCTACTACCTGTTCTACATGTATGCCAACATCATGGTGCTCAACAACTTGCGCAA GGAACGAGGTCTGAACACCTTCCAGTTTCGTCCCCACTGTGGCGAGGCAGGCTCCATCACCCACTTAGTCTCTGCCTTCTTGACAGCTGACAACATCTCCCATGGACTCAACCTGAAGAAG AGTCCAGTGCTGCAGTACCTCTACTACCTGGCCCAGGTCCCCATTGCCATGTCCCCACTGAGCAACAACAGCCTTTTCTTGGAGTATTCCAAGAACCCCCTGCGAGAGTTCCTGCAaaaaggcctgtgtgtgtcgCTGTCTACAGATGATCCCATGCAGTTCCACTACACAAAG GAGGCCTTGATGGAGGAGTATGCCATTGCAGCCCAGCTGTGGAAGCTGAGCACCTGTGATCTGTGTGAGATTGCCAGGAACAGTGTGCTGCAGAGTGGCCTCTCACATCAA GAGAAGAAACACTTCATTGGTTCCAACTACCTACAAGACGGACCAGAGGGCAACGACATTGCGAGGACAAATGTAGCACAAATCCGCATGGCTTACCGCCACGAGACACTGTGCAATGAGCTCAGCTTTCTGGCGGAGGTGGTGAAGACTGAGGTCGGCCAGTGTGCAGCCGAGTGA
- the ampd3b gene encoding AMP deaminase 3b isoform X4, which produces MAQTEETPRLFPRLSMAEVDESVRLMAEKVYASALKEENTKDVMALFTVPEDCPIGLHEDRERALKKELAEQQSQETAKKKKSFMLKRSQSVSLLTPPNVDWALSPVPPGLSPTTADACLSQNFPDFQRVTITGDYCAGITVEDYEQAAKSLLKALFIREKYSRLAYHRFPRTIARFLRNAENEKWLEEDEVLPDIWPCPHEGEDPYSMEGIPEDLNYQLQMKDGIVHVYDNAEALKQQQPHSLPYPDLETFAMDLSHVLAMIADGPTKSYCHRRLNFLASKFYLHEMLNEMAELKELKSVPHRDFYNVRKVDTHIHAAACMNQKHLLKFIKTTYQTEADRVVLEKGSEKITLEEVFRKLSMDPYDLTVDSLDVHAGRQTFHRFDKFNSKYNPVGASELREIYLKSDNNIKGEYFARLIKEVAKELEESKYQHAEPRLSIYGRSPSEWESLANWFIQHKLHSPNLRWMIQIPRIYDIFRSKKLIPNFAKMLENIFLPLFEATVNPHKHKAIHVFLKYVTGFDSVDDESKHSDHMFSYKSPKPEEWTTDDNPPYTYYLFYMYANIMVLNNLRKERGLNTFQFRPHCGEAGSITHLVSAFLTADNISHGLNLKKSPVLQYLYYLAQVPIAMSPLSNNSLFLEYSKNPLREFLQKGLCVSLSTDDPMQFHYTKEALMEEYAIAAQLWKLSTCDLCEIARNSVLQSGLSHQEKKHFIGSNYLQDGPEGNDIARTNVAQIRMAYRHETLCNELSFLAEVVKTEVGQCAAE; this is translated from the exons ATGGCTCAAACAGAAG AAACGCCACGACTTTTCCCAAGACTGTCGATGGCCGAGGTGGACGAGAGCGTACGTCTGATGGCGGAGAAGGTGTACGCCTCTGCCCTGAAGGAGGAAAACACCAAGGATGTTATGGCACTGTTCACTGTGCCAGAGGACTGTCCTATTGGTCTGCATGAGGACAGGGAGAGGGCGCTGAAAAAGGAGCTGGCTGAGCAGCAGTCCCAGGAGACTGCTAAAAA GAAGAAAAGTTTCATGTTAAAGCGTTCCCAGTCAGTGTCTTTGCTGACACCCCCTAATGTTGACTGGGCCCTGTCACCAGTTCCACCAGGACTCTCCCCTACCACAGCAGATGCCTGTCTCTCACAAAACTTCCCAGACTTCCAGAGAGTTACCATCACCGGCGATTACTGCGCAGGG ATCACAGTCGAAGATTATGAGCAAGCAGCCAAGAGTCTCCTTAAGGCGCTTTTTATTCGAGAGAAGTACTCCAGACTGGCCTACCACCGCTTCCCAAGAACCATTGCCCGTTTTCTACGCAACGCTGAAAATGAGAAGTGGCTTGAGGAGGATGAGGTCTTGCCAG ATATCTGGCCTTGCCCTCATGAAGGAGAGGACCCATACTCCATGGAGGGCATCCCTGAGGACCTGAACTACCAGCTGCAGATGAAGGATGGCATAGTTCATGTCTATGACAACGCAGAGGctctgaaacagcagcaacCTCACAGCCTCCCCTACCCTGACCTCGAGACTTTTGCTATGGATTTGAGCCACGTGCTTGCAATGATAGCTGACGGTCCAAC GAAATCCTACTGTCACAGACGGCTGAACTTCTTGGCCTCTAAATTCTACCTTCATGAAATGCTGAATGAAATGGCTGAGCTAAAAGAGCTGAAGAGTGTCCCACACAGAGACTTCTACAATGTTAGAAAG gtggacacacacatacatgctgctgcctgcatgAACCAGAAGCATCTGCTGAAATTTATAAAAACGACATACCAGACAGAGGCCGACCGCGTGGTGTTGGAGAAAGGCAGTGAGAAGATCACGCTCGAAGAAGTCTTCAGAAAGCTCAGCATGGACCCCTATGACCTCACCGTGGACTCTCTGGATGTCCATGCT GGAAGACAAACATTTCATCGGTTTGACAAGTTCAACTCCAAATACAACCCAGTGGGAGCCAGCGAGCTGCGAGAGATCTACTTAAAATCTGACAACAACATAAAAGGAGAATACTTTGCACGCCTCATTAAG GAAGTCGcaaaggagctggaggagagtaAGTACCAGCATGCTGAGCCCCGCCTGTCCATTTATGGCCGCTCTCCAAGCGAGTGGGAGAGCCTAGCAAACTGGTTCATCCAGCATAAGCTGCACTCACCAAACCTGAGATGGATGATCCAAATCCCTAGGATCTA TGACATTTTCAGGTCAAAGAAATTAATACCAAACTTTGCCAAGATGCTGGAGAacatcttcctccctctgtttgaGGCGACAGtcaacccacacaaacacaaagcgaTACATGTGTTCCTAAAATAC GTGACCGGGTTCGACAGCGTGGATGACGAATCCAAACACAGCGATCACATGTTCTCTTACAAAAGCCCGAAGCCTGAGGAGTGGACTACAGATGACAACCCTCCCTACACCTACTACCTGTTCTACATGTATGCCAACATCATGGTGCTCAACAACTTGCGCAA GGAACGAGGTCTGAACACCTTCCAGTTTCGTCCCCACTGTGGCGAGGCAGGCTCCATCACCCACTTAGTCTCTGCCTTCTTGACAGCTGACAACATCTCCCATGGACTCAACCTGAAGAAG AGTCCAGTGCTGCAGTACCTCTACTACCTGGCCCAGGTCCCCATTGCCATGTCCCCACTGAGCAACAACAGCCTTTTCTTGGAGTATTCCAAGAACCCCCTGCGAGAGTTCCTGCAaaaaggcctgtgtgtgtcgCTGTCTACAGATGATCCCATGCAGTTCCACTACACAAAG GAGGCCTTGATGGAGGAGTATGCCATTGCAGCCCAGCTGTGGAAGCTGAGCACCTGTGATCTGTGTGAGATTGCCAGGAACAGTGTGCTGCAGAGTGGCCTCTCACATCAA GAGAAGAAACACTTCATTGGTTCCAACTACCTACAAGACGGACCAGAGGGCAACGACATTGCGAGGACAAATGTAGCACAAATCCGCATGGCTTACCGCCACGAGACACTGTGCAATGAGCTCAGCTTTCTGGCGGAGGTGGTGAAGACTGAGGTCGGCCAGTGTGCAGCCGAGTGA
- the ampd3b gene encoding AMP deaminase 3b isoform X1: protein MKRRDTPLYKQQSTPCFGKAETPRLFPRLSMAEVDESVRLMAEKVYASALKEENTKDVMALFTVPEDCPIGLHEDRERALKKELAEQQSQETAKKKKSFMLKRSQSVSLLTPPNVDWALSPVPPGLSPTTADACLSQNFPDFQRVTITGDYCAGITVEDYEQAAKSLLKALFIREKYSRLAYHRFPRTIARFLRNAENEKWLEEDEVLPDIWPCPHEGEDPYSMEGIPEDLNYQLQMKDGIVHVYDNAEALKQQQPHSLPYPDLETFAMDLSHVLAMIADGPTKSYCHRRLNFLASKFYLHEMLNEMAELKELKSVPHRDFYNVRKVDTHIHAAACMNQKHLLKFIKTTYQTEADRVVLEKGSEKITLEEVFRKLSMDPYDLTVDSLDVHAGRQTFHRFDKFNSKYNPVGASELREIYLKSDNNIKGEYFARLIKEVAKELEESKYQHAEPRLSIYGRSPSEWESLANWFIQHKLHSPNLRWMIQIPRIYDIFRSKKLIPNFAKMLENIFLPLFEATVNPHKHKAIHVFLKYVTGFDSVDDESKHSDHMFSYKSPKPEEWTTDDNPPYTYYLFYMYANIMVLNNLRKERGLNTFQFRPHCGEAGSITHLVSAFLTADNISHGLNLKKSPVLQYLYYLAQVPIAMSPLSNNSLFLEYSKNPLREFLQKGLCVSLSTDDPMQFHYTKEALMEEYAIAAQLWKLSTCDLCEIARNSVLQSGLSHQEKKHFIGSNYLQDGPEGNDIARTNVAQIRMAYRHETLCNELSFLAEVVKTEVGQCAAE from the exons ATGAAGAGGAGGGACACGCCGCTGTATAAGCAGCAGTCCACACCATGTTTTGGAAAAG CAGAAACGCCACGACTTTTCCCAAGACTGTCGATGGCCGAGGTGGACGAGAGCGTACGTCTGATGGCGGAGAAGGTGTACGCCTCTGCCCTGAAGGAGGAAAACACCAAGGATGTTATGGCACTGTTCACTGTGCCAGAGGACTGTCCTATTGGTCTGCATGAGGACAGGGAGAGGGCGCTGAAAAAGGAGCTGGCTGAGCAGCAGTCCCAGGAGACTGCTAAAAA GAAGAAAAGTTTCATGTTAAAGCGTTCCCAGTCAGTGTCTTTGCTGACACCCCCTAATGTTGACTGGGCCCTGTCACCAGTTCCACCAGGACTCTCCCCTACCACAGCAGATGCCTGTCTCTCACAAAACTTCCCAGACTTCCAGAGAGTTACCATCACCGGCGATTACTGCGCAGGG ATCACAGTCGAAGATTATGAGCAAGCAGCCAAGAGTCTCCTTAAGGCGCTTTTTATTCGAGAGAAGTACTCCAGACTGGCCTACCACCGCTTCCCAAGAACCATTGCCCGTTTTCTACGCAACGCTGAAAATGAGAAGTGGCTTGAGGAGGATGAGGTCTTGCCAG ATATCTGGCCTTGCCCTCATGAAGGAGAGGACCCATACTCCATGGAGGGCATCCCTGAGGACCTGAACTACCAGCTGCAGATGAAGGATGGCATAGTTCATGTCTATGACAACGCAGAGGctctgaaacagcagcaacCTCACAGCCTCCCCTACCCTGACCTCGAGACTTTTGCTATGGATTTGAGCCACGTGCTTGCAATGATAGCTGACGGTCCAAC GAAATCCTACTGTCACAGACGGCTGAACTTCTTGGCCTCTAAATTCTACCTTCATGAAATGCTGAATGAAATGGCTGAGCTAAAAGAGCTGAAGAGTGTCCCACACAGAGACTTCTACAATGTTAGAAAG gtggacacacacatacatgctgctgcctgcatgAACCAGAAGCATCTGCTGAAATTTATAAAAACGACATACCAGACAGAGGCCGACCGCGTGGTGTTGGAGAAAGGCAGTGAGAAGATCACGCTCGAAGAAGTCTTCAGAAAGCTCAGCATGGACCCCTATGACCTCACCGTGGACTCTCTGGATGTCCATGCT GGAAGACAAACATTTCATCGGTTTGACAAGTTCAACTCCAAATACAACCCAGTGGGAGCCAGCGAGCTGCGAGAGATCTACTTAAAATCTGACAACAACATAAAAGGAGAATACTTTGCACGCCTCATTAAG GAAGTCGcaaaggagctggaggagagtaAGTACCAGCATGCTGAGCCCCGCCTGTCCATTTATGGCCGCTCTCCAAGCGAGTGGGAGAGCCTAGCAAACTGGTTCATCCAGCATAAGCTGCACTCACCAAACCTGAGATGGATGATCCAAATCCCTAGGATCTA TGACATTTTCAGGTCAAAGAAATTAATACCAAACTTTGCCAAGATGCTGGAGAacatcttcctccctctgtttgaGGCGACAGtcaacccacacaaacacaaagcgaTACATGTGTTCCTAAAATAC GTGACCGGGTTCGACAGCGTGGATGACGAATCCAAACACAGCGATCACATGTTCTCTTACAAAAGCCCGAAGCCTGAGGAGTGGACTACAGATGACAACCCTCCCTACACCTACTACCTGTTCTACATGTATGCCAACATCATGGTGCTCAACAACTTGCGCAA GGAACGAGGTCTGAACACCTTCCAGTTTCGTCCCCACTGTGGCGAGGCAGGCTCCATCACCCACTTAGTCTCTGCCTTCTTGACAGCTGACAACATCTCCCATGGACTCAACCTGAAGAAG AGTCCAGTGCTGCAGTACCTCTACTACCTGGCCCAGGTCCCCATTGCCATGTCCCCACTGAGCAACAACAGCCTTTTCTTGGAGTATTCCAAGAACCCCCTGCGAGAGTTCCTGCAaaaaggcctgtgtgtgtcgCTGTCTACAGATGATCCCATGCAGTTCCACTACACAAAG GAGGCCTTGATGGAGGAGTATGCCATTGCAGCCCAGCTGTGGAAGCTGAGCACCTGTGATCTGTGTGAGATTGCCAGGAACAGTGTGCTGCAGAGTGGCCTCTCACATCAA GAGAAGAAACACTTCATTGGTTCCAACTACCTACAAGACGGACCAGAGGGCAACGACATTGCGAGGACAAATGTAGCACAAATCCGCATGGCTTACCGCCACGAGACACTGTGCAATGAGCTCAGCTTTCTGGCGGAGGTGGTGAAGACTGAGGTCGGCCAGTGTGCAGCCGAGTGA
- the ampd3b gene encoding AMP deaminase 3b isoform X2 → MKRRDTPLYKQQSTPCFGKETPRLFPRLSMAEVDESVRLMAEKVYASALKEENTKDVMALFTVPEDCPIGLHEDRERALKKELAEQQSQETAKKKKSFMLKRSQSVSLLTPPNVDWALSPVPPGLSPTTADACLSQNFPDFQRVTITGDYCAGITVEDYEQAAKSLLKALFIREKYSRLAYHRFPRTIARFLRNAENEKWLEEDEVLPDIWPCPHEGEDPYSMEGIPEDLNYQLQMKDGIVHVYDNAEALKQQQPHSLPYPDLETFAMDLSHVLAMIADGPTKSYCHRRLNFLASKFYLHEMLNEMAELKELKSVPHRDFYNVRKVDTHIHAAACMNQKHLLKFIKTTYQTEADRVVLEKGSEKITLEEVFRKLSMDPYDLTVDSLDVHAGRQTFHRFDKFNSKYNPVGASELREIYLKSDNNIKGEYFARLIKEVAKELEESKYQHAEPRLSIYGRSPSEWESLANWFIQHKLHSPNLRWMIQIPRIYDIFRSKKLIPNFAKMLENIFLPLFEATVNPHKHKAIHVFLKYVTGFDSVDDESKHSDHMFSYKSPKPEEWTTDDNPPYTYYLFYMYANIMVLNNLRKERGLNTFQFRPHCGEAGSITHLVSAFLTADNISHGLNLKKSPVLQYLYYLAQVPIAMSPLSNNSLFLEYSKNPLREFLQKGLCVSLSTDDPMQFHYTKEALMEEYAIAAQLWKLSTCDLCEIARNSVLQSGLSHQEKKHFIGSNYLQDGPEGNDIARTNVAQIRMAYRHETLCNELSFLAEVVKTEVGQCAAE, encoded by the exons ATGAAGAGGAGGGACACGCCGCTGTATAAGCAGCAGTCCACACCATGTTTTGGAAAAG AAACGCCACGACTTTTCCCAAGACTGTCGATGGCCGAGGTGGACGAGAGCGTACGTCTGATGGCGGAGAAGGTGTACGCCTCTGCCCTGAAGGAGGAAAACACCAAGGATGTTATGGCACTGTTCACTGTGCCAGAGGACTGTCCTATTGGTCTGCATGAGGACAGGGAGAGGGCGCTGAAAAAGGAGCTGGCTGAGCAGCAGTCCCAGGAGACTGCTAAAAA GAAGAAAAGTTTCATGTTAAAGCGTTCCCAGTCAGTGTCTTTGCTGACACCCCCTAATGTTGACTGGGCCCTGTCACCAGTTCCACCAGGACTCTCCCCTACCACAGCAGATGCCTGTCTCTCACAAAACTTCCCAGACTTCCAGAGAGTTACCATCACCGGCGATTACTGCGCAGGG ATCACAGTCGAAGATTATGAGCAAGCAGCCAAGAGTCTCCTTAAGGCGCTTTTTATTCGAGAGAAGTACTCCAGACTGGCCTACCACCGCTTCCCAAGAACCATTGCCCGTTTTCTACGCAACGCTGAAAATGAGAAGTGGCTTGAGGAGGATGAGGTCTTGCCAG ATATCTGGCCTTGCCCTCATGAAGGAGAGGACCCATACTCCATGGAGGGCATCCCTGAGGACCTGAACTACCAGCTGCAGATGAAGGATGGCATAGTTCATGTCTATGACAACGCAGAGGctctgaaacagcagcaacCTCACAGCCTCCCCTACCCTGACCTCGAGACTTTTGCTATGGATTTGAGCCACGTGCTTGCAATGATAGCTGACGGTCCAAC GAAATCCTACTGTCACAGACGGCTGAACTTCTTGGCCTCTAAATTCTACCTTCATGAAATGCTGAATGAAATGGCTGAGCTAAAAGAGCTGAAGAGTGTCCCACACAGAGACTTCTACAATGTTAGAAAG gtggacacacacatacatgctgctgcctgcatgAACCAGAAGCATCTGCTGAAATTTATAAAAACGACATACCAGACAGAGGCCGACCGCGTGGTGTTGGAGAAAGGCAGTGAGAAGATCACGCTCGAAGAAGTCTTCAGAAAGCTCAGCATGGACCCCTATGACCTCACCGTGGACTCTCTGGATGTCCATGCT GGAAGACAAACATTTCATCGGTTTGACAAGTTCAACTCCAAATACAACCCAGTGGGAGCCAGCGAGCTGCGAGAGATCTACTTAAAATCTGACAACAACATAAAAGGAGAATACTTTGCACGCCTCATTAAG GAAGTCGcaaaggagctggaggagagtaAGTACCAGCATGCTGAGCCCCGCCTGTCCATTTATGGCCGCTCTCCAAGCGAGTGGGAGAGCCTAGCAAACTGGTTCATCCAGCATAAGCTGCACTCACCAAACCTGAGATGGATGATCCAAATCCCTAGGATCTA TGACATTTTCAGGTCAAAGAAATTAATACCAAACTTTGCCAAGATGCTGGAGAacatcttcctccctctgtttgaGGCGACAGtcaacccacacaaacacaaagcgaTACATGTGTTCCTAAAATAC GTGACCGGGTTCGACAGCGTGGATGACGAATCCAAACACAGCGATCACATGTTCTCTTACAAAAGCCCGAAGCCTGAGGAGTGGACTACAGATGACAACCCTCCCTACACCTACTACCTGTTCTACATGTATGCCAACATCATGGTGCTCAACAACTTGCGCAA GGAACGAGGTCTGAACACCTTCCAGTTTCGTCCCCACTGTGGCGAGGCAGGCTCCATCACCCACTTAGTCTCTGCCTTCTTGACAGCTGACAACATCTCCCATGGACTCAACCTGAAGAAG AGTCCAGTGCTGCAGTACCTCTACTACCTGGCCCAGGTCCCCATTGCCATGTCCCCACTGAGCAACAACAGCCTTTTCTTGGAGTATTCCAAGAACCCCCTGCGAGAGTTCCTGCAaaaaggcctgtgtgtgtcgCTGTCTACAGATGATCCCATGCAGTTCCACTACACAAAG GAGGCCTTGATGGAGGAGTATGCCATTGCAGCCCAGCTGTGGAAGCTGAGCACCTGTGATCTGTGTGAGATTGCCAGGAACAGTGTGCTGCAGAGTGGCCTCTCACATCAA GAGAAGAAACACTTCATTGGTTCCAACTACCTACAAGACGGACCAGAGGGCAACGACATTGCGAGGACAAATGTAGCACAAATCCGCATGGCTTACCGCCACGAGACACTGTGCAATGAGCTCAGCTTTCTGGCGGAGGTGGTGAAGACTGAGGTCGGCCAGTGTGCAGCCGAGTGA